In Bradyrhizobium sp. 195, the sequence GACGAGCGCTCCGGCACCGTGGTTCAAGAGCGATCGGGATCGCGGGTTGACCTTAGAACGGATGTCATCGAGCTCAGAGCATTGGGGGTAAGCCTCCTGAGAAGCTCGCGGCAAGATGCGCTGCCAGTGGGCACGGATTTTGCGGGCTCGCGAGCGTGCGATCGGCGCGGTCCTTCATCCAGCCCTGCTCCTCGCACTCGCGGATCGCACCGGCTCGCCTAGCGGACGCATCGGGCAATTCGGCGAGCGATAGCCGATGTGCTCCCGCCCGCCAGACGGGGGGTGCTTTTTTGCGGGCGCGGTTGGAGGGGCAGCACGGGCTCTACGCGCGGTCGAAAGGCTCGGCTTTAGCAGAGTGGGTGGTTTCTGCGCTTATGCAGGTTTGTCTCTTAACCCGGATCTTTGGAGCTGACTTGAATGCCGCCGCTTTGGGTCGACACTTCGCAGGACGCTCTTGAATTTTCGCCTGCCACGATTCGCTGTTGGGCCGTCGTGGCCGCCTCGGTCAATCTCGCTTTCATCGCATTGGTCATATTTTTGGCGTGACCGCGAGACGCAATCTTGCTGATTGGACTAGTTGTCTCGCCACATCTGAAACGCGCAACACGCACTAGGGAGCTCGGTGCTCTGAAGCACAAGCACTCCGATGTTTTATATCCAGCCTCAGGAGCTATCGTGACTGTCTACACTGGGCCAGTGTTTGAGATGGCCGTAAAACATTCGAACTGATCGCGAATTATCTGGGGATACCAGACGACGTAAGACCCGGCCTGCTGCTGCCGAAGCGATCTGTCACGGTGTCGGGCCCAATTCACCGTGATGACGGCACAAAGGGGGCACCAGATTCGGGCCAACGTCGACCTTGGCGAAGTTGCAGCGCTCGCGATCTGGATGAGCTGGGTGTGTCCTGGTCGGATTGCCATATGGCGGCGCCAAGGGCGGAATTAACGTCGACCCTTCTAGCTTGTCGAACCGTGAGCTTCAGACTCTGTCGCGCCGGTGTATGCTGGAAATGATCCCGTTTGTTGGGTCGCACACAGATGTCATAGCTCCCGACCTTGGAACAAACGAGCAGATCATGGCGTGGTTCATGGCTATCTACTCGATGTATCAGGTCCAAACCGTCGCCGAGATCGTGACTGGCAAGCCTGTCAGCGCTGGCGGAACGCTCGGTCGCCGTGAAGCCACAGGCCGGGGTATGGCTCATTTGGTTCGCCGCGCAGCGGACGAGCTCAAAATCCCACTCAATGGCCCCAACAGCCGTTTGTTCAAGGCTTTGGAAATTTCGGTCGATCACCGCACTCGAGCTACACAACATGGGAGCGAAAGTGATCGCGGTCAGCGATCACACGGGCGGCGCTTTATCGGCGTCGGGGGCTCGATATACCACAGCTGGTCGGACATGCTGCCTCGCAACGTAGCCTGGATGGGCTACTCCAGCGAGCTTGCTCTAGACCCAGGCGAGTTGCTGACGATCCCGTGTGACTGCTTGTTCCGGCTGCCCTGGAACGGGTCATCGACGCCGATACCGGAAGGCCATCAGGAGGAGATCTTCCTCATCCCGATGGCGATAGGTGTCGAGCGTTCGCGGAGCAAAAGAAACACGCGGACTGTTTCCCTAGTAGTGTGATCTCGCTGAATGTCTTTGTTGTCAGTTCGCTATGTCGGGCCGATGACAGACCGGACTTTCTGCGCCGTAGGCCAGGTGGGTCGCCGCCGAAGTTCACGGCGGCGGCCCCTTTTTTACTAGTGAATGAGTGCGTGCGTCTTACGAATCGCTCGTCGATCGCAGCACTAGCAGCCTGTTGAAGCTGCCGATTCCAGCCTGGCGCCGCTTCCACGTTTCTATCAGCTGCTCGACAGTATCTGACTACTATTTGGCGGCGGAATCCACCGTAAACCCGCCGCCGGCGGGCCACGCCGGTAATGACTTCCACCTTCGAAAACGTCTCGGACGGTTCAAGGTACTTCTGCTAGGGAAACGCGTACGGCTTCAGGATGCTCGTCCAGAAAGGCTGGAGTCTGGAGCTTGACTACGGTGGGGCCTTTTCAATTGACCTTATAAGAGGCCTGAAAGAACGTACCCCAGCGCTCCATGCTGAACTTCGAAAACTGAGTCGCAGTGGTTCCCGGATGAGAACAGCCTGTGCATATCGTTTCGCTGTCCTTTTGGGTCCACATTGCCCAATAGCGCCCGCCGACGCCGATGCTGAGATTATTGGTGATGAAGTAGGACAACACGCCTTCGACCTGTACACCCCCGCCTCCGTTCCCGCGCTGATCAAAAAAGGTAGTCCTCGGGCGCAAGAGATGGTGGTCGCGACCAGCGAAATCGGTCCAAGGCAGGTAAGCGACATCTGTGCTTAAACGCCAATGCTCGGTAAGCATGGTTTCGGCGCTCAGGCCGACGCGAGGTGCATTCCACTGCGTATCCTGGCTGCCAACGATCTGATCAGCGGACGCGGAGCATGAAACGATGGGGTTGGCAATCTGCATGCATCCCATCGTGTCGGGGTTCTGGGCGTAATAGGTCCAGCCGATAAATCCGCCGACCTTGTAGTTGGCGCCGTGCAAAAAATCGTAACCTACGTCGGCCGTGTAGTACGTAAACCTCCCGTTTGCCTGGCCCGATATCGTGTTGCTATAAGAGACGCGAGGGATGCCCCAATCTTCATCGTTGAGCTTTCCTTATCGAAGCGCCCGATGCCGACGTTGCTCTTCAGGAACACTCCCCACGGGCTGTCAAGACGGCCAAATAATTCCCCGGAAAGTCCGTCGAGGCCGTGGTAGGTGAGCCTTGATATAAGAATGTTAGGATCTTCAGTAGCGATCTCATTGGAAATAGCGCTGGCGTCCCATTGGAATCGTCCCCGGCTGAGCCAGAGCCGCGATCCGCCTTCGAACGACCAACCGGCCGTGTAAGCAACCGGCGGCACGCCGGCAGGTGCTTTCGCGTACAGCGGCGCATCGGACCATTGGGCCACCCATGGGACGGCGC encodes:
- a CDS encoding Glu/Leu/Phe/Val dehydrogenase dimerization domain-containing protein, whose protein sequence is MPYGGAKGGINVDPSSLSNRELQTLSRRCMLEMIPFVGSHTDVIAPDLGTNEQIMAWFMAIYSMYQVQTVAEIVTGKPVSAGGTLGRREATGRGMAHLVRRAADELKIPLNGPNSRLFKALEISVDHRTRATQHGSESDRGQRSHGRRFIGVGGSIYHSWSDMLPRNVAWMGYSSELALDPGELLTIPCDCLFRLPWNGSSTPIPEGHQEEIFLIPMAIGVERSRSKRNTRTVSLVV